The following is a genomic window from Dehalococcoidia bacterium.
GCGCCCACACTCGGCCAGCACTCCTGGCAGGTGCTCTCCACCCTCCTGGGCATGCCGCGCGATGAGTACGAGCGCCTCGTAGCCGATGGCGTCACGGGAAGCGGCCCGCCGCCAGGGGCGGAGGAGGAATGACCTCCCGAGAGGACAGGTCAAGGTGAGCGCCGCGTCCCTTCGGCGAGTCACGGACGCCGCACTCCGGGCCTGGCTGCAGGATGAGCTTGGCCTCACCGAGTACCGCCGAGTGGTGCGCGAGAACGAGACCACCATCGTAATCTCGAAGTTCGAGCCGGGATTCTCCCAGGACCTCTTCGCCACCGTGGACCTGCTTCCGGAGCTGTTCGAAGACAGCATCGTGCAGGCCGAATACGAGGCCCTCGCGGCTGCGCACGCGGCTCGGGGAGAGGACACGCTGCGTACCGAAGTCTGGCGCGAGGCCAGCCAGCGCGTCCTCAACCGCTATGCCGGAGAGCGCGGCATCGACGCGCGGCGGCAAATGCTGGTTCTCCCCGGCATCGAGTCCGTGCAGGCCGTGCTCGATACCATCCTCTGGACCTGCCCGACCATCGGCCAGCCCTTCGCGCCATCCGCGGGCGAGATCGAGGCTTTCGCCGAGTTCGAGGCCGTGTCCCTGCGCGAGCCGGGCTCCGCCGCTGGCCGCGACGTCTTCACCCGCTTTTACGGGGTCATGGGCGGGCGCAGGGTGGAGAATTACTGCCCCGGCGCCCCCTTCGGCCGCCGCCTCGTCGCCCAGGCCTGGCGCATCTGCACAGTGGATCGCTCCTGAGGCGGAGGACTGCAGTCCCCGCTTCCCGGCGGCTGCATCTGGCAACGGCCGTGAATGAACCGCTGCCGGGCCGGCGATACAATGGCAGCGCACCCGCCTAGAATCGAGCCCCCATGCAGGTAAGCCCCAACGTCCGCGCTGTCCAGGTCCCCGACGACAATCCCATGCACCCCGTCTACACAACCATCTATCTGGTCGGGAAGGGTCAGGTCCTCACTATCGACTCTGGCGAAGACCAGGAGCGCTACCGCTGGATGCTCAAGGGGTACCTTGCGGCCACAGAGAAGGCGGAGGTCGCTCTCTCCGGCATTACACACCATCACGGAGACCACAGCGCGAACCTGAAGTGGCTGCGCGACCAGTTCAAGGCCGAGATCTACGTCCAGGAGAAAGGCGAGCCGCTCCTCCAGGGCCGCCTTCCCGAGGACGGAGTGCACATCATGCGTGACGGCCAGGTGATCGATGTCGGGGGCGGCGTGCGGGTGATGGTGCTGCACACGCCTGGCCACAGTGTCGATTCCGTCTGCTACTACCTGGAGGACGAGGGCGTGCTCTTTTCCGGCGACACCATGCTCGGGTCTACGCCTACCACCGTCGGCGACCTGTTCGATTACATGGCGAGCCTGGAGCGCATCCGCGGCCTGCCGAACCTGAAGGTCATTTGCCCCGGACACGGACCGCTGATCCAGAACCCCCGCGAGTACATCGACGAGTACATCCAGCACCGTAACGAGCGCGAGCGCCAGATAATCGAAGTCCTCAAAGAGGGCGGCGAGATGACGAGCTGGGACATCATGCTGAAGATCTACACGGACATCGACCAGCGCCTGCGCCGCGCCGCCGACGGCAACGTCCGCACGCATTTGCGCAAACTCGAGAAAGAGGGGCGCATCAAGTCATACGAAGGCGTCCCAAAGCAGCGCAGCGAGGAAGAGATCAAGAAGGCGGAAGAGGAAGAACACGAGCGCCTGGAAGTGATCAAGAAGGCGGAGGAGTACAAGGAGCAGGCCCGCCGGCGCGCCCTGTTCCTCCAGGAAAACCCCCCGACGGAGCAGTGGGAGGTCCCGCCGAAGTACGAGTTGGCCTAGGTCCCGGGCCGGCCGGGCGACCGGACGCGCCGGCGGCGCATGCCGCCTCAGGGCCCTCCCTAGACCGGCTCGAAACGCT
Proteins encoded in this region:
- a CDS encoding MBL fold metallo-hydrolase: MQVSPNVRAVQVPDDNPMHPVYTTIYLVGKGQVLTIDSGEDQERYRWMLKGYLAATEKAEVALSGITHHHGDHSANLKWLRDQFKAEIYVQEKGEPLLQGRLPEDGVHIMRDGQVIDVGGGVRVMVLHTPGHSVDSVCYYLEDEGVLFSGDTMLGSTPTTVGDLFDYMASLERIRGLPNLKVICPGHGPLIQNPREYIDEYIQHRNERERQIIEVLKEGGEMTSWDIMLKIYTDIDQRLRRAADGNVRTHLRKLEKEGRIKSYEGVPKQRSEEEIKKAEEEEHERLEVIKKAEEYKEQARRRALFLQENPPTEQWEVPPKYELA